The Arachis ipaensis cultivar K30076 chromosome B05, Araip1.1, whole genome shotgun sequence nucleotide sequence CCCAGCTCCCATGTGGAGTGCTCACAGGGGTCACGCCGGTAGCAACGTCGATGGTGAACTTTCCGCCATGCTGGGAGCTGATAGTAGCGGCGGCCAGGGTCACGGGATCGGCGGTAGCCGGAAGCACCTCGAATCGGTACCCTACGGCGTTGGAGCTGTTGGGTTCCCGCCAGGCCTCCAGACGACCCCAAGGCTTCCAGGTGCCGTCCCCGTCGGGTCGGATTATGAGCCATGCTCCTGGGTTGGATCGGCTGACCCGGTGCGACCCGGGTGAGGGAACGAAGGGCGTGACCATGGAGGCCGCGGCGACTGGCGAACCCGACAAATCGTGGACTGTGATGGACCATCCCTTCCGCTCCGCCATGTGATTCGCATTAGCCGAAGAAGATTGGAACTGTCCCTGATTCTTGTCCCGAAAGCTGAACTTGCAACTGAAAACCGGTTGCTTCACATCGCCTTTTACTTGAAAAACCTGCGGGCTGCACTCCGGTTCGCCGTCGAACCGGAACACAAACCTGGGGTCGGGCTCAGCCCGGACTGTTAGGTGCAGTGACTGGGCGGAGGAGGATTTGTCGTCTGCTTTGGCGAGGTTAACCCAGCCGGTGTGGAACGTGACGGGTTTTGAGTCTAGCATGGTGAAATCGATGGGAACTGAGATTTTGCCGAGGAGTTTGGgtgaggagaagaaggagaaggaagtGGCTGCGCGGCCCTTGTAGAGGGAGATGGTGATGGTGGTGGGCTTCTTGGAACTCAGGAGCTTCTCAATTTGGGGTTTGGTGAAGTCGAAGCATGCGGCCATGGAGTGCGGAGTAGGGTGCGTGTCTGAGGTTATAGGAACTGTGGCCGCGTGGGATCGCTGTG carries:
- the LOC107643286 gene encoding uncharacterized protein LOC107643286; translated protein: MDPCHYVRLLVGNLAVKSPASSKPSFSGKVHPSTSSCFCEIKLRGAGSQRSHAATVPITSDTHPTPHSMAACFDFTKPQIEKLLSSKKPTTITISLYKGRAATSFSFFSSPKLLGKISVPIDFTMLDSKPVTFHTGWVNLAKADDKSSSAQSLHLTVRAEPDPRFVFRFDGEPECSPQVFQVKGDVKQPVFSCKFSFRDKNQGQFQSSSANANHMAERKGWSITVHDLSGSPVAAASMVTPFVPSPGSHRVSRSNPGAWLIIRPDGDGTWKPWGRLEAWREPNSSNAVGYRFEVLPATADPVTLAAATISSQHGGKFTIDVATGVTPVSTPHGSWDLGSGSRPGSGSGVDFGLDPMLMYKGFVMSARVDGEGKCSKPEVEVGVKHVTCTEDAAAFVALAAAMDLSMDACKLFSQKLRKELRQ